A stretch of Pseudolysobacter antarcticus DNA encodes these proteins:
- a CDS encoding restriction endonuclease subunit S, giving the protein MSEVSVLMGWSIATIMDVARSSGGGTPSKSEPSYWDQGNIPWVSPKDMKSFFVTSSEDSITDKALVRLTLVPRDSVLIVVRSGILSRTLPVSINKIPVTINQDMRAFVPKQGIDARYLAWQFISKEREILDSCAKDGTTVASIEGPALASFPMAIAPLAEQTRIVEKLEELLSDLDAGVAELKAAQRKLVQYRQSLLKAAVEGALSADWRAARHSYDPSPPSPFLRKRGSVGFAHQGVMDSGFRENDRQSETGADLLQRILTERRARWETKQLAKFAEQGKTPPKDWQAKYPEPVAPNITELPSLPSSWVWASLDMLGEIASGVAKGTKRAVAVVTREVAYLRVANVQRGYLNLAQVKMIEATEADIRELRLLSGDVLFNEGGDLDKLGRGWVWRGEVPECIHQNHVFRMRPYLDATPSELISHHGNTFGKTWFKSAGKQTTNLASINMTMLRAFPVPIAPEAESVEILARLTPALDATTEQQKKCRTWINTIHRPTQKHPQSRLRRPARAARSQRRTRQRFAGTHPHRTDRSR; this is encoded by the coding sequence TTGAGTGAAGTAAGCGTACTGATGGGCTGGTCTATTGCAACAATCATGGATGTTGCGCGCTCATCAGGCGGAGGTACTCCGTCTAAGAGCGAACCGTCCTATTGGGATCAAGGGAATATCCCATGGGTTTCGCCAAAGGATATGAAGAGCTTCTTCGTAACGTCTAGCGAAGACTCGATTACTGATAAAGCACTGGTTCGTCTTACGCTGGTTCCTCGTGATAGCGTTTTGATCGTAGTGCGGTCCGGAATTCTGTCACGCACTCTCCCGGTATCTATCAACAAGATTCCTGTGACCATTAACCAAGACATGCGAGCGTTTGTGCCTAAGCAAGGTATAGATGCTCGCTATCTTGCGTGGCAATTCATCTCCAAAGAACGAGAAATTTTGGATAGTTGTGCAAAGGATGGGACGACTGTTGCAAGTATCGAAGGTCCGGCTCTTGCCAGCTTTCCGATGGCTATAGCACCGCTTGCAGAACAAACTCGCATCGTCGAAAAGCTCGAAGAGCTGCTATCCGATCTCGATGCTGGTGTGGCCGAACTAAAAGCAGCGCAGCGCAAGCTGGTGCAATATCGACAGTCGCTACTCAAGGCAGCGGTGGAAGGCGCGCTGAGCGCCGACTGGCGCGCAGCTCGACACAGCTACGATCCTTCACCACCGTCGCCATTCCTGCGAAAGCGGGGATCCGTTGGATTTGCGCATCAGGGCGTCATGGATTCTGGCTTTCGCGAGAATGACCGCCAAAGCGAAACCGGCGCCGACCTGCTGCAACGCATCCTCACCGAACGCCGCGCCCGCTGGGAAACCAAACAACTCGCCAAGTTCGCCGAGCAAGGCAAAACCCCACCCAAAGACTGGCAAGCCAAATATCCCGAACCCGTCGCCCCCAACATCACCGAGCTGCCGTCGCTTCCGAGTAGCTGGGTATGGGCCAGTCTCGACATGCTAGGAGAAATTGCGTCTGGAGTTGCCAAAGGCACCAAGCGAGCGGTAGCCGTCGTGACGCGAGAGGTTGCTTATCTTCGTGTGGCTAACGTGCAGCGGGGTTACCTCAATCTGGCCCAAGTCAAAATGATCGAAGCCACCGAAGCCGATATTCGGGAGCTTCGGCTGTTGTCCGGCGACGTACTCTTTAACGAGGGCGGCGATCTCGACAAGCTCGGCCGCGGTTGGGTTTGGCGCGGGGAAGTCCCTGAGTGCATTCACCAGAACCATGTCTTCCGCATGCGGCCATATCTCGATGCGACGCCATCCGAATTGATTTCTCACCACGGGAATACGTTCGGCAAGACTTGGTTCAAGTCAGCCGGTAAGCAGACAACTAATCTAGCCTCAATAAATATGACGATGTTGCGGGCGTTCCCAGTTCCGATTGCGCCGGAAGCCGAGAGCGTAGAAATTCTTGCGCGTCTCACGCCTGCACTCGATGCCACGACAGAGCAGCAAAAGAAGTGTCGAACGTGGATTAACACAATCCACCGCCCAACGCAAAAACATCCTCAAAGCCGCCTTCGCCGGCCAGCTCGTGCCGCAAGATCCCAACGACGAACCCGCCAGCGTTTTGCTGGAACGCATCCGCATCGAACGGATCGCAGCCGGTGA